Proteins from one Streptosporangium becharense genomic window:
- a CDS encoding serine/threonine-protein kinase yields the protein MEGIADYEFVRSLGAGNHGEFYLAKRPERLPVEADLVAVKVVGGTGSDAFRRATRELKAFAAVSSPYLVRLYDAGQQGGMFYYSMEYLPGGSLARPAERPSRERVLRAVACVAHAAQALHEEGIVHRDIRPGNVLLTETGGKLSDLGLSQVLTPGATVTGMGDIGSVEFTDPALLQGDKPAPQGDVWSLGATLHWAMSGQGLYGELPTHDPLLTLRKVYSTAPEISPDLEPEISDLVQACLGDAAKRPTARGVADRLQALLG from the coding sequence GTGGAAGGCATCGCCGATTACGAGTTCGTCCGGTCGCTGGGGGCGGGCAACCACGGCGAGTTCTACTTGGCGAAGAGGCCCGAGCGGTTGCCCGTCGAGGCGGACCTGGTCGCGGTGAAGGTGGTGGGGGGCACGGGGAGCGACGCGTTCCGCCGCGCGACCCGGGAGCTGAAGGCGTTCGCCGCGGTGAGCTCGCCGTATCTGGTGCGCCTCTACGACGCCGGGCAGCAGGGAGGGATGTTCTACTACTCGATGGAGTACCTGCCCGGCGGTTCACTGGCCCGTCCGGCCGAGCGGCCGTCGCGGGAGCGGGTGCTGCGCGCCGTCGCCTGCGTCGCGCACGCCGCCCAGGCGCTGCACGAGGAGGGCATCGTGCACCGCGACATCCGCCCGGGCAACGTGCTGCTCACCGAGACGGGGGGCAAGCTGTCGGACCTGGGCCTGTCGCAGGTGCTGACGCCGGGCGCCACGGTGACGGGGATGGGCGACATCGGGTCGGTGGAGTTCACCGACCCCGCGCTGCTGCAGGGCGACAAGCCCGCCCCGCAGGGCGACGTGTGGTCGCTGGGCGCGACCCTGCACTGGGCGATGAGCGGTCAGGGCCTCTACGGCGAGCTGCCCACCCACGACCCGCTGCTGACCCTGCGCAAGGTCTACAGCACGGCGCCGGAGATCAGCCCGGACCTCGAGCCCGAGATCTCGGATCTCGTCCAGGCGTGTCTCGGCGACGCGGCCAAGCGTCCCACCGCCCGGGGGGTGGCCGACCGCCTGCAGGCCCTGCTGGGCTGA